The following coding sequences lie in one Candidatus Neptunochlamydia sp. REUL1 genomic window:
- a CDS encoding sodium-dependent transporter translates to MTQVREHWGSRLGFILAAVGSAVGLGVLWKFPYTIGQNGGGLFLFTYFLCVIVIGIPVLIGELLLGRRSQRAAVGTFETLAGDRPRWKVAGWFGVLSSFLIMSFYSVIAGWGMSYVLMSLSGFYQNLSSVEISDVFEKLSHSGSITVFWHFLFTLIVMSIVLTGVRKGIEFWSKLMTRALFVILIALLCYSITLEGFQKAVHFIFYPDVERFCFSSVLEALGLAFFTLSLGQGIMISYGSYMRKRENIPQMACVIGFSVIFVAIMAAMTIFPVIFTFGFEPQQGSGLIFKTLPYLFAKLPGSLVISTVFFTLFVFTALTSAIPFIEVVATNIMELANWSRRKAVIFVAAGTFLFGIPSALAFSQELFPSWQNVYGTNFLDTIDNLVSTWVIPVGGLLTALFIGWGLKREISQEEFPLGKGWAHFHRVWYFFMKWIIPLTIFLIILQKSGVINFDGGHHGSNAVEHEALRDSSS, encoded by the coding sequence ATGACCCAAGTTAGAGAACATTGGGGCTCGCGTCTCGGATTTATTTTAGCTGCAGTTGGCTCTGCAGTTGGTCTCGGGGTTCTATGGAAGTTTCCGTATACGATAGGCCAAAATGGTGGCGGCCTCTTTCTTTTCACCTACTTCTTATGCGTGATTGTCATTGGTATCCCCGTATTAATCGGAGAGCTCTTGCTCGGAAGGCGGAGTCAGCGTGCAGCGGTTGGCACATTTGAAACTCTCGCAGGGGATCGGCCTCGTTGGAAGGTGGCAGGTTGGTTCGGCGTTCTTTCTTCGTTTTTAATCATGTCGTTTTATAGCGTGATTGCGGGATGGGGAATGAGTTATGTTTTGATGTCGCTTAGTGGCTTTTATCAAAATCTCTCCTCCGTAGAAATATCTGATGTTTTTGAAAAACTCTCTCATTCAGGAAGTATCACGGTCTTTTGGCATTTCCTCTTCACCTTGATCGTAATGAGTATTGTTTTAACAGGAGTACGAAAAGGGATTGAATTTTGGTCTAAGCTGATGACGCGCGCCCTTTTTGTGATCTTAATAGCTCTTCTTTGTTATAGTATCACCCTTGAGGGGTTTCAGAAGGCTGTCCACTTTATTTTCTATCCTGATGTGGAACGGTTTTGTTTTTCCAGTGTTTTGGAAGCACTTGGCCTTGCTTTTTTCACTCTGAGCTTGGGCCAAGGAATTATGATCAGTTATGGAAGTTATATGAGAAAGAGGGAAAACATTCCTCAAATGGCTTGCGTGATCGGGTTTTCAGTCATTTTTGTAGCGATCATGGCGGCGATGACAATCTTTCCTGTCATTTTCACGTTTGGATTTGAACCTCAGCAGGGATCAGGATTGATTTTTAAAACTCTTCCCTACCTCTTTGCAAAGCTCCCAGGCTCTCTTGTGATTTCAACGGTTTTTTTTACCCTGTTTGTTTTTACTGCACTGACATCAGCAATTCCCTTTATAGAGGTGGTGGCAACAAATATTATGGAGCTTGCAAACTGGTCTCGTAGAAAGGCTGTTATCTTTGTTGCTGCGGGAACATTCCTATTTGGAATTCCAAGCGCGTTAGCCTTTTCTCAAGAGCTCTTTCCCAGTTGGCAGAACGTCTACGGCACAAACTTTCTTGATACGATTGATAACCTTGTATCAACCTGGGTTATTCCTGTCGGAGGTCTCCTAACGGCTCTTTTCATAGGATGGGGGCTTAAGCGAGAAATTTCTCAAGAGGAATTTCCCCTTGGAAAGGGCTGGGCACACTTCCACCGCGTATGGTATTTTTTCATGAAATGGATCATTCCCTTGACAATTTTTTTAATTATCCTGCAAAAAAGTGGGGTGATTAATTTTGATGGAGGCCATCATGGTTCTAACGCCGTCGAGCATGAAGCCCTTAGGGACTCGAGCTCCTAA
- a CDS encoding thioredoxin family protein, translating to MVLTPSSMKPLGTRAPNFKLVDAISDEVVTLKDIESDIGTVVMFICNHCPYVKHIQEMLVALAKDYIIKGISFVAINSNDISEYPEDSPKEMKKLAEDLDFPFPYLFDYTQNVALDYGAACTPDFFVFDSSMECGYRGQFDDSRPGNHIPVTGKDLAEALDCLIAGKEITPDQHPSIGCNIKWALASSK from the coding sequence ATGGTTCTAACGCCGTCGAGCATGAAGCCCTTAGGGACTCGAGCTCCTAATTTTAAACTTGTCGATGCTATTTCAGATGAAGTCGTAACTCTAAAGGATATTGAATCTGATATTGGGACGGTCGTAATGTTTATCTGCAATCATTGCCCCTATGTTAAGCATATCCAAGAGATGTTGGTTGCCTTAGCGAAAGACTATATTATTAAAGGAATCTCTTTTGTTGCAATCAACTCAAATGATATTTCAGAGTACCCAGAAGATAGTCCAAAGGAAATGAAGAAGCTTGCTGAAGATCTGGATTTCCCTTTTCCCTATCTTTTTGATTATACTCAAAATGTAGCGCTCGACTATGGAGCGGCTTGTACTCCAGATTTTTTTGTTTTTGATAGTAGTATGGAGTGCGGATATCGTGGTCAGTTTGATGATTCTCGCCCAGGGAATCACATTCCAGTCACAGGAAAAGACTTGGCGGAGGCACTCGACTGTCTCATTGCTGGAAAGGAGATTACTCCCGATCAACACCCCAGTATAGGCTGCAATATTAAATGGGCTTTGGCATCTTCCAAGTAA
- the mfd gene encoding transcription-repair coupling factor — translation MLDLVRSLSSIQAIVQSIKQEKSLLFEKLWDAPKAILSLLLLHEGKKNVLIITGGERETRLYDDLCFFSKDPVLSFPSWETLPGEEISPNPDILGKRFDILRTVLQSKKKHIILAPLQGVLQKVCAPHLLKDKILEIKKGDEIPFDLIPELLIDLGYRREGVAADKGQFAIRGGILDVFPLSSFDPYRIDFFGDEVDQIRTYDPISQKSTGKAEKIFIPPAEELPLLNEGKNVTLLDYLGEDTVILFDDLLAIEDRYVSLKDLPGARSPHFLSLRELFNLSKPLQKVYCTKHPLEELSETEQISQQIKFEIFEEKLSAKRIPHAFATIEDYYWEECDEDKRLEAILQKGSETSVHFITASEAEENALKEKIDQTLLPLPKKRAFVRGYLSSGFVLLDAPLAVLPYPELTKRYKVSRQKWRNTYHTPAAEFHALEKGDLVVHFHNGIGKFLGIERQKNHRGEEEEFLLIEYSGHSKLYVPLSQSHLISRYIGTREESPNLNVLGTKKWQQAKANAQKAIIGYAKDLLQMQAQREAKGGFTFPNESDDLLLFEDEFPFVETQDQLDSIAAIKEDMKSTKAMDRLICGDVGYGKTEVAMRAAFKAAYDGKKQVAVLVPTTVLAMQHYESFKARMADFPITVGVASRFVKPKEVKKMLEGVAKGSVDILIGTHRIISQDVIFKDLGLIIIDEEQRFGVRAKEHLKKAKLGVDCLTLSATPIPRTLYFSLIGARDMSVINTPPQDRLPIKTILAERDSELIKNALLRELSRDGQAYFIHNRVETIHKVADEIRTLLPKARVGVGHGQMSPDELDSIFHLFKQGGLDILVATTIVESGVDIPNANTILIDRSDAFGMADLYQLRGRVGRWNRPAYAYFLVPKNRELQEISRKRLQALVETSGFGGGMKLAMRDLEIRGAGDLLGLQQSGNVSAVGFHFYCKLLKRTINTMKKEVSPTFFDTRMEFSYDANLPARYIKETSIRMEIYHRLGETTNNDEIQALFDELIDRFGPLPKEAKWLYHLNRIRVFASDNKFTLLKFEKITLHAKRQLGKKLLEKKIFLPLIDDPDEFEFITIGFLKRDFSLP, via the coding sequence ATGTTAGATTTAGTGCGTTCCCTATCCTCTATTCAAGCGATTGTTCAAAGCATAAAGCAAGAAAAGTCCCTCTTATTTGAAAAGCTCTGGGATGCCCCAAAAGCAATCCTTTCTCTTCTTTTACTTCATGAAGGAAAGAAGAATGTTCTTATTATTACTGGCGGCGAACGAGAGACGCGCCTCTATGACGACCTCTGTTTTTTCTCGAAAGATCCTGTCCTTTCTTTTCCCTCATGGGAAACACTTCCGGGCGAAGAAATCTCTCCAAATCCAGACATCTTAGGAAAACGTTTTGACATTTTAAGAACGGTATTACAGAGCAAAAAAAAACATATCATCTTAGCCCCTCTTCAAGGGGTTTTGCAAAAGGTTTGCGCTCCACATCTTTTGAAAGATAAAATCCTAGAGATTAAAAAAGGGGATGAAATTCCTTTTGACCTCATCCCAGAACTTTTGATTGATCTTGGGTACCGCCGTGAAGGAGTAGCCGCCGACAAAGGACAGTTTGCTATTCGTGGAGGGATTCTTGATGTTTTCCCTCTCTCGAGTTTTGATCCTTACCGGATCGATTTTTTTGGGGATGAAGTGGACCAAATCCGCACCTACGACCCCATCTCTCAAAAATCCACAGGAAAAGCAGAGAAAATTTTCATTCCTCCAGCCGAAGAACTTCCTCTCCTTAATGAGGGAAAGAATGTGACCCTACTTGACTACCTAGGAGAGGATACCGTCATTCTTTTTGATGATCTCCTTGCGATTGAAGACCGGTACGTGTCCCTCAAAGACCTTCCAGGAGCCCGGTCTCCTCATTTCCTTTCACTTAGAGAACTCTTCAACCTTTCTAAGCCTTTGCAAAAAGTCTATTGCACAAAGCACCCTCTTGAAGAACTTTCCGAAACAGAACAAATAAGCCAGCAGATTAAGTTCGAGATCTTTGAAGAGAAGCTTTCTGCAAAGCGGATCCCCCATGCCTTTGCAACTATTGAAGACTACTACTGGGAGGAGTGCGACGAAGACAAACGCCTTGAAGCGATTCTTCAAAAGGGAAGCGAGACGAGTGTTCACTTCATCACCGCCTCCGAAGCAGAGGAAAATGCGTTAAAAGAAAAAATCGACCAAACCCTTCTCCCTCTCCCTAAAAAACGTGCATTTGTACGTGGGTATCTTTCGAGTGGTTTTGTTCTCCTTGATGCTCCCCTAGCCGTTCTCCCGTACCCAGAACTCACGAAAAGATATAAGGTCTCAAGGCAAAAATGGAGAAACACCTACCATACCCCAGCAGCTGAGTTCCATGCTCTTGAAAAAGGGGACCTTGTTGTCCACTTTCACAATGGAATTGGAAAGTTTCTTGGGATCGAACGTCAAAAGAACCACCGCGGAGAAGAAGAAGAGTTCCTTCTCATCGAATACTCTGGACACAGCAAGCTCTACGTTCCACTCTCTCAGTCCCATCTCATCAGCCGCTATATTGGAACACGAGAAGAATCTCCCAACTTAAATGTTTTGGGAACAAAAAAATGGCAACAGGCAAAAGCCAATGCTCAAAAAGCCATCATTGGGTATGCAAAGGACCTTCTTCAAATGCAAGCGCAAAGAGAGGCAAAGGGAGGGTTCACTTTTCCAAACGAGTCCGATGACCTTCTCCTATTTGAAGATGAGTTTCCTTTTGTAGAAACACAAGATCAGCTCGATTCCATTGCCGCAATTAAAGAAGATATGAAATCAACAAAAGCAATGGATCGTCTCATCTGCGGGGATGTTGGCTACGGGAAAACCGAAGTTGCTATGCGCGCAGCCTTTAAAGCAGCCTATGATGGGAAAAAACAGGTTGCTGTTCTTGTTCCCACAACGGTTCTTGCTATGCAACACTATGAAAGTTTCAAAGCTCGTATGGCAGACTTCCCTATTACTGTTGGTGTCGCCTCCCGCTTTGTGAAACCTAAAGAGGTAAAAAAAATGCTTGAAGGAGTCGCAAAGGGATCGGTTGACATCTTGATCGGAACCCATCGGATCATCAGTCAAGATGTTATCTTTAAAGATTTAGGCCTCATTATTATTGATGAAGAACAGCGTTTTGGCGTCCGTGCAAAAGAACACCTTAAAAAAGCAAAGCTCGGTGTAGATTGCCTTACTCTATCGGCCACACCTATTCCACGCACGCTGTATTTCTCCTTAATTGGCGCTCGAGACATGTCGGTCATCAACACACCTCCCCAAGACCGCCTCCCCATTAAAACCATCCTTGCTGAAAGAGACAGTGAGCTCATCAAAAACGCCCTATTGCGCGAGCTTTCCCGCGATGGGCAGGCTTATTTTATCCATAACCGCGTTGAAACGATCCATAAAGTTGCAGATGAAATTCGCACTCTACTCCCCAAGGCTCGCGTTGGCGTCGGTCATGGACAAATGTCCCCCGATGAACTCGATTCGATTTTCCACCTCTTCAAACAGGGTGGTCTCGACATCCTCGTTGCAACCACCATTGTGGAAAGTGGAGTCGATATTCCCAACGCAAATACCATCTTGATCGATCGTTCCGACGCTTTTGGGATGGCTGATCTCTACCAATTGCGAGGGCGTGTTGGAAGATGGAATCGTCCTGCTTATGCGTATTTTCTTGTTCCTAAAAACCGTGAGCTCCAAGAAATCTCTCGCAAAAGACTTCAAGCCTTAGTTGAAACTTCAGGTTTTGGTGGAGGGATGAAGCTTGCAATGCGAGACCTTGAAATTCGAGGAGCAGGAGATCTGCTTGGATTACAACAATCTGGAAATGTCTCTGCTGTAGGATTTCATTTCTACTGCAAACTTTTGAAGCGTACAATCAATACAATGAAAAAAGAGGTCTCTCCAACATTCTTCGATACACGCATGGAGTTTTCTTATGATGCAAACCTTCCAGCACGCTATATCAAAGAGACTAGCATTCGGATGGAGATCTACCATCGCCTAGGAGAAACGACAAACAACGATGAAATCCAGGCTCTATTTGACGAACTTATTGATCGGTTCGGACCTCTTCCAAAAGAGGCAAAGTGGCTTTATCATCTCAATCGCATTCGCGTCTTTGCCTCTGATAACAAGTTTACTCTCTTGAAGTTTGAGAAGATCACCCTTCACGCCAAACGGCAGTTAGGGAAAAAACTCCTCGAGAAAAAGATCTTCCTTCCTCTTATTGATGATCCCGATGAATTTGAATTCATTACAATAGGGTTTTTAAAGCGGGATTTTTCGCTGCCTTAA
- a CDS encoding IS630 transposase-related protein — MSFVQAAKRFGISVNSLFLWSKQIEPKQTKNRPAIKIDKETLMGDIEEYPDAFCYERANRLNVTASGIRSAIKRPKISYKKTLKHPKACEGKSAAQAGGKTLLY; from the coding sequence TTGAGTTTTGTACAAGCAGCAAAACGTTTTGGTATAAGCGTCAACAGTTTATTTCTTTGGTCTAAACAAATAGAGCCCAAACAAACTAAGAATAGACCTGCGATCAAGATTGATAAAGAGACTTTAATGGGGGACATCGAAGAGTATCCAGATGCCTTCTGCTATGAACGGGCTAATCGTTTAAACGTAACCGCCTCAGGCATTCGTAGTGCGATAAAGCGGCCAAAAATCAGCTATAAAAAAACATTAAAGCATCCCAAAGCCTGCGAGGGAAAAAGTGCAGCTCAAGCTGGAGGGAAAACCTTGCTCTATTGA
- a CDS encoding radical SAM/SPASM domain-containing protein, translating into MTCVPHFQQVRIENTNRCGYACVMCPRDKHTRTQGIMPMEDFELVLDRVGSFEGEMHLHGFGESLLDKTLPEKVALVTKKMPKALKVIFTTLGVPSKKDYLSTLVHAGLDHIFVSCYGYTIESYKQIHGRDAFTLVKKNLEILSEIRKGNNDLPKVEIIPSSDQMLLTLGSQNNPRAEFQAWAESLGMTFFKDRKLHNYGDGRQYNAPKEERLCPVIKEKRKAILQVTWNLDVIPCCYDYNATILFGNLRTQSLEEIFSSRAYFRFVHAHTTNQLEDYPLCQNCEKDIY; encoded by the coding sequence ATGACTTGTGTCCCTCATTTTCAACAAGTACGCATCGAAAACACTAACCGATGCGGCTACGCTTGTGTCATGTGTCCCCGCGATAAACACACCCGCACCCAAGGGATCATGCCCATGGAAGACTTTGAGCTTGTCCTCGATCGGGTTGGTTCCTTCGAGGGAGAGATGCACCTCCATGGTTTTGGAGAATCGCTCCTTGATAAAACACTGCCCGAAAAAGTTGCCCTTGTCACAAAAAAGATGCCTAAAGCCCTCAAAGTGATCTTCACGACTCTCGGTGTTCCTTCTAAAAAAGACTACCTCTCTACTCTTGTCCACGCTGGTCTCGACCACATCTTTGTTAGTTGCTACGGATACACCATAGAATCCTATAAACAAATTCATGGCCGGGATGCTTTTACCCTCGTGAAAAAAAACCTTGAGATCCTCTCCGAAATAAGAAAGGGAAATAACGACCTTCCTAAAGTAGAAATCATCCCTTCTAGCGACCAAATGCTCCTGACTCTTGGCTCTCAAAACAATCCTCGCGCAGAATTTCAAGCTTGGGCTGAGTCACTTGGAATGACCTTTTTTAAAGACCGAAAACTTCACAACTACGGCGATGGCCGCCAGTACAATGCACCCAAAGAAGAGCGCCTTTGCCCCGTCATCAAAGAAAAGCGCAAAGCAATTCTCCAAGTCACCTGGAATCTTGATGTTATCCCCTGTTGCTATGACTACAATGCCACCATCCTCTTCGGGAACCTTCGTACCCAATCCCTTGAAGAGATCTTTTCTTCAAGGGCCTACTTTCGCTTTGTCCACGCCCATACAACAAACCAGCTTGAAGACTATCCCCTCTGTCAAAACTGCGAAAAAGACATCTATTAA
- a CDS encoding DUF502 domain-containing protein: protein MKKFIKRGIIAIAPLALSIGIIYWLFSFLEELVGPPMRALFGKYYYPGMGIVAAVVVLFFIGVLLNTWIISHITALFERLFKRIPIFNSLYKMVKNVTHFFQASPGGEKQQVVEVTIAGHTLVGFITRENFSEFPEMDQSRVAVFLPMSYQIGGYTVLVPRSDIKPINISIEDALQYSLIAWARKPED from the coding sequence ATGAAAAAATTTATTAAGCGGGGGATCATTGCGATTGCCCCTCTTGCACTCTCGATTGGAATTATCTACTGGCTATTTTCGTTCTTAGAAGAGCTTGTTGGTCCTCCGATGCGCGCCCTTTTCGGCAAGTATTATTATCCCGGGATGGGGATTGTTGCAGCTGTTGTTGTTCTCTTTTTTATCGGAGTCCTCCTAAACACCTGGATTATTTCTCATATTACCGCCCTCTTCGAACGCCTTTTTAAGCGCATTCCTATCTTCAACTCTCTGTATAAAATGGTGAAGAACGTCACACACTTTTTTCAAGCCTCTCCAGGCGGAGAAAAGCAGCAAGTTGTCGAAGTTACCATTGCAGGACATACCCTCGTAGGCTTTATCACCCGAGAAAACTTTTCAGAATTTCCTGAAATGGATCAAAGCCGCGTCGCTGTCTTTCTTCCTATGAGCTATCAAATTGGTGGATACACCGTTCTTGTTCCCCGCTCCGATATCAAACCCATCAATATCTCCATTGAAGATGCCCTCCAGTATTCACTCATTGCCTGGGCACGCAAGCCTGAGGATTAG
- a CDS encoding DNA/RNA non-specific endonuclease produces MSVMKKSLGFSVGIVVGIATTVSYQQWDKKLEPTGFPYLERKGYTLVYDTRGKIPFWTHEHLTEKSLQKNVDRKGVQFHEDMEIYKPHRSCIKDYSKSGFDRGHIVPAGDEAFSKEALEETFSLSNICPQHPQFNRCVWKKLEAHIRTLVKKEGALEVVSGPLFLSHEKDGKRFVTFQVIGESEVAVPTHFFKVVQTSKETWAYVLPNVPATGDLDSFRYPIDKLEKISGIRF; encoded by the coding sequence ATGAGCGTGATGAAAAAAAGTCTCGGGTTCTCCGTTGGAATAGTGGTGGGTATTGCAACAACTGTTTCTTATCAGCAATGGGACAAAAAGCTTGAGCCAACAGGGTTTCCCTATCTAGAGAGAAAAGGGTATACTCTTGTTTACGATACAAGAGGAAAGATCCCTTTCTGGACTCATGAACATTTAACAGAGAAAAGTCTTCAGAAGAATGTCGACAGGAAGGGGGTGCAGTTTCATGAGGATATGGAGATCTATAAGCCGCACCGAAGCTGCATTAAGGATTACTCAAAGTCGGGGTTTGATAGGGGACACATTGTTCCTGCTGGGGATGAGGCCTTTTCAAAAGAGGCATTAGAAGAAACCTTCTCCCTTTCAAACATCTGTCCTCAGCATCCGCAGTTCAATCGTTGTGTGTGGAAAAAACTTGAAGCGCATATCCGTACATTAGTGAAGAAGGAAGGTGCCTTAGAGGTTGTAAGTGGTCCTCTGTTTCTTTCTCATGAAAAAGACGGCAAACGTTTTGTCACTTTTCAAGTAATTGGAGAGAGTGAAGTGGCGGTCCCTACGCACTTTTTCAAAGTTGTTCAAACATCTAAAGAAACATGGGCTTATGTTCTCCCTAATGTTCCTGCAACGGGGGATCTCGACTCCTTTCGTTATCCTATCGACAAACTCGAAAAAATCTCTGGCATTCGCTTCTGA
- a CDS encoding shikimate kinase, which yields MKRIVIIGTCGSGKTTLGNHLAKNLDYPVTDLDDLYWLPNWTQRPIEEFASLIEETTLSETWIICGNQSRFRHLIWPKADTIIWLDLPLYTLLWRTIRRALCNIRTKKAFCNGNYESFPHLLSRHSIVVWILKSFLKRRRDYLAEMKNTPHIKWIHAKSIKDLKFLKAPC from the coding sequence ATGAAACGGATTGTAATCATAGGAACCTGTGGATCAGGTAAGACAACTCTTGGCAACCACCTTGCCAAAAATCTCGACTACCCAGTTACAGATCTAGACGATCTCTATTGGCTCCCTAACTGGACTCAACGTCCTATCGAAGAATTTGCATCCCTTATTGAAGAAACAACCCTTTCTGAAACATGGATTATCTGCGGAAATCAATCGCGATTTCGTCACCTTATTTGGCCCAAAGCTGATACAATTATCTGGCTTGATCTTCCTCTCTATACCCTTCTGTGGCGTACTATTCGTCGCGCCCTTTGCAACATCAGAACAAAAAAAGCCTTTTGTAATGGGAACTATGAGAGCTTTCCCCACCTTCTTAGTCGCCACTCTATTGTTGTTTGGATCCTTAAGTCCTTCCTAAAACGCCGCCGCGACTACTTAGCTGAGATGAAAAATACACCACATATTAAATGGATTCATGCGAAATCCATTAAAGATCTGAAGTTTCTGAAAGCCCCTTGTTAA
- a CDS encoding DUF1003 domain-containing protein, which produces MTHHDKIGTCQICKHEFSYNNLFPINMIRNSILDVLQVERPNIDTNGFICYSDLREIRTEYIEKLIREDKGALSSFEKEVLDSLSSQDILAENVNKKFEKKLTIGQRMADRVARFGGSWKFILLFLALLLIWMVLNTFFVKDEGFDPYPFILLNLLLSCLAALQAPIIMMSQNRQAERDRLQANEEYCTNLKAELEIQHLQSKLDLFMKNQWESLLELQRIQIELTEDILLHKKQLHKKKGEG; this is translated from the coding sequence ATGACACATCACGACAAAATCGGCACTTGCCAAATCTGCAAGCATGAGTTTTCATATAACAACCTATTTCCTATCAATATGATACGGAATTCAATTCTCGATGTTCTCCAGGTTGAGCGTCCAAATATCGATACCAATGGTTTCATCTGCTACTCTGACCTTAGAGAAATCCGTACCGAATATATTGAGAAATTAATCAGAGAAGATAAAGGCGCCCTTTCTTCTTTTGAAAAAGAAGTCCTCGATAGTCTATCATCTCAAGATATTCTTGCTGAAAATGTTAACAAGAAGTTTGAAAAAAAACTCACCATTGGCCAAAGAATGGCAGACCGAGTTGCCCGTTTCGGCGGTAGCTGGAAATTTATCCTCTTATTTTTAGCTCTCCTTCTAATATGGATGGTTCTCAATACCTTTTTTGTTAAAGATGAAGGATTTGACCCCTATCCCTTTATCCTCCTAAACCTACTTCTTTCGTGTCTTGCAGCACTGCAGGCCCCCATCATCATGATGAGCCAGAATCGGCAGGCAGAGCGAGACCGCCTTCAGGCCAATGAAGAATACTGTACCAACCTAAAGGCAGAGCTTGAGATTCAACACCTTCAATCAAAGCTCGATCTCTTCATGAAGAATCAGTGGGAATCTCTCCTCGAGCTTCAAAGAATTCAAATTGAGCTCACAGAAGACATCCTCCTGCATAAAAAGCAATTGCATAAAAAGAAAGGCGAAGGGTAA
- a CDS encoding mechanosensitive ion channel domain-containing protein, giving the protein MFNNFVAGIIVLLEKRVHPGDFIELQTGDSGIVVEINVRTTVIETLECQRIVIPNTEMIAKKLTIGGEFHRITLPFSASRDVKKEKVRKLAIEAIESCFKVDKSHPIEVWLAKLSDTIAQYELVLWVSKKQTSAEYLWALESHFSKESIKLSFA; this is encoded by the coding sequence ATATTCAATAATTTTGTCGCGGGGATCATTGTTTTGCTGGAGAAAAGAGTTCATCCAGGTGATTTCATAGAGCTCCAGACAGGAGATAGCGGGATAGTTGTCGAAATCAATGTCAGAACGACAGTGATTGAAACTTTAGAGTGTCAAAGAATTGTGATTCCTAATACCGAAATGATCGCAAAAAAGCTAACTATCGGTGGGGAATTCCACCGTATTACCCTCCCTTTTTCTGCAAGTCGAGATGTTAAGAAGGAGAAAGTTCGCAAGCTTGCAATAGAGGCAATAGAAAGCTGTTTTAAAGTTGATAAAAGCCATCCGATTGAAGTGTGGCTTGCTAAGTTGTCAGATACAATAGCCCAATATGAACTGGTTCTTTGGGTTTCCAAAAAACAAACAAGCGCCGAATATCTTTGGGCACTTGAAAGCCATTTTTCTAAGGAAAGCATAAAATTATCCTTTGCATAA
- a CDS encoding Lpg1974 family pore-forming outer membrane protein produces the protein MKHKWILAFFLGVMGCAFAHPHEEQPILYYSDDCDIKITPGAGPAIRGDWNFFLTADFIYWTVRQDGMSYAVSGAGAGASGSVHDVDWSWDPGFKVAAGFNLPHDQWDIIAEYTWIHSDASNTTSQDDVPSTMIPYWMVNRSTDFLTRAHANWDVHYNNVTLDLGRNAYLSQYMKLRLFAGLHAAWIDQDYNIEYTLAAGNKSHRLDLDQDFWGIGLRAGLNNAFQLTKNFGFYADLALSILWGQFDVDRKEHVTVNNVKTSVLDTGAKPHTAEPVANIGAGFRYDVWFSQDRFHFMLQAGWEHVLWILHNEVIKNISEPDHSGDLYLQGVTIKARFDF, from the coding sequence ATGAAACACAAATGGATTTTGGCTTTCTTTCTAGGTGTTATGGGATGCGCTTTTGCACATCCACACGAAGAACAACCAATACTATATTATTCTGATGATTGTGATATTAAAATTACTCCTGGCGCGGGTCCCGCGATCCGTGGAGACTGGAACTTTTTTCTAACCGCTGACTTCATCTATTGGACCGTGAGACAAGATGGAATGTCCTACGCTGTTTCAGGCGCTGGAGCAGGAGCTTCTGGTAGTGTTCATGATGTTGACTGGAGCTGGGATCCTGGTTTCAAAGTTGCTGCTGGGTTCAACCTTCCCCATGATCAGTGGGATATTATTGCTGAGTATACTTGGATCCATAGCGATGCAAGTAACACTACAAGTCAAGATGATGTACCATCTACCATGATTCCTTACTGGATGGTCAATCGATCAACAGACTTTTTAACACGTGCTCATGCGAACTGGGATGTTCACTATAACAACGTAACGCTTGATCTAGGTCGTAATGCGTACTTGAGTCAGTACATGAAGCTTCGTCTTTTCGCGGGACTTCATGCAGCATGGATCGATCAAGACTACAACATTGAGTATACATTAGCGGCTGGGAATAAAAGTCACCGCCTTGACCTTGACCAAGACTTTTGGGGAATTGGTCTGCGTGCTGGATTAAACAATGCTTTTCAGTTAACAAAGAATTTCGGTTTTTATGCGGACCTTGCTCTTTCCATTCTTTGGGGACAGTTTGACGTAGATCGAAAAGAACATGTGACAGTCAACAATGTAAAAACAAGTGTGCTTGATACTGGTGCAAAACCACATACTGCAGAACCTGTTGCAAACATTGGCGCTGGGTTCAGGTACGACGTTTGGTTTAGCCAAGACCGTTTTCATTTCATGCTTCAGGCAGGTTGGGAACATGTTCTTTGGATTCTTCATAACGAAGTGATCAAAAACATTAGCGAGCCTGATCATTCTGGAGACCTTTATCTCCAGGGGGTCACAATCAAAGCGCGATTCGATTTCTAA